A window of the Diabrotica undecimpunctata isolate CICGRU chromosome 1, icDiaUnde3, whole genome shotgun sequence genome harbors these coding sequences:
- the LOC140441152 gene encoding uncharacterized protein — MDNIDMELLIIMVENRPVLWDKTQECYKKKQSSFSAWREIYIALNDDFEALSEKEKNDFGRYVIKKWNNARDNWIRCHKKIKEYKSGSGVKNKQKYKFYDKMLFLTKTFSQSGNEQTNSQTYNKPHASVNTANSTETKRREKESSELDQQKVIQSIENQVTSKSMCFFKGIAPIVDKYSDEDYIEFQYEVIKTMRNLSGRKQGSHHLQQDNYSANTAATVLTSTLPWNPSTSSSYYEHQPTQQQNNESISTAYDEIKPENTEMDSLI; from the exons ATGGATAACATTGACATggaattgttaataattatggtAGAAAACAGGCCCGTATTGTGGGATAAAACCCAAGAGTGTTACAAAAAGAAACAATCAAGCTTTTCCGCTTGGAGGGAAATTTACATTGCGTTAAATGACGATTTCGAAGCGTTGTCTGAGAAAGAAAAAAATGATTTTG GCagatatgttataaaaaaatggaacaacgCAAGAGATAATTGGATACGATGTCATAAAAAAATTAAGGAATATAAATCAGGTTCTggtgtaaaaaataaacaaaaatacaaattctACGATAAAATGCTTTTTTTGACTAAAACTTTCTCCCAATCTGGCAACGAACAAACTAACTCACAAACTTATAATAAACCTCACGCATCAGTCAATACTGCTAATAGTACAGAAACTAAAAGGAGAGAGAAGGAAAGCAGTGAACTTGATCAACAAAAGGTAATTCAATCTATTGAAAATCAAGTCACAAGTAAGAGTATGTGTTTTTTCAAAGGTATTGCGCCTATTGTAGACAAGTACAGTGACGAAGATTATATAGAATTTCAGTATGAAGTTATTAAAACTATGAGGAATTTATCTGGAAGAAAACAAGGATCTCACCACTTACAACAAGACAATTACAGTGCCAACACTGCAGCTACAGTTTTGACATCAACTTTACCATGGAATCCGTCAACATCGAGCTCATACTACGAACACCAACCTACACAACAACAAAACAATGAATCCATTTCTACTGCTTACGATGAAATTAAACCTGAAAATACGGAAATGGATTCTTTGATTTAA